The nucleotide window GCGGTGGCCAGCGTCAGCGTGTAGCAGGCGCTTTCCTCCCAGGTCAGGTGCTTGGGGCGCGGCATGAGCTGTTGCGCCTGCACGCGGGTGAACTGGGCAAAGGAGCCGTCGCCGGTCTCGTAGCCCCAGATCCGCTGGCTGGGCGAGAACATCGGGTCGCCGCCGTTGCATTCCTCGTCGTCGCCATCGTCCTGGTTGCAGTGGATGACGACCTCGTCACCGACCTTCCAGCGGGTGACCTTCTCGCCCACGGCCCAGACGATACCCGAGGCGTCGGACCCCGCGATGTGGTAGTCCTGCTTGTGCACGTCGAACGGCGAGATCGGCTTGCCGAGGCCGGCCCAGACGCCGTTGTAGTTGACGCCCGCCGCCATCACGAGAACCAGCACCTCATGGCTGTCGATCTGCCAGGTGTCGACGACCTCCTTCTGGAAGGACTGGTCCGGCTCGCCGTGGCGCTCGCGACGGATCGCCCACGCGTACATCTTCTTCGGCACGTAGCCGAGGGGCGGCATCTCGCCGATCTCGTAAAGATCCTTCTCGGGTGCCTCGTAGGGCGCGATCCCGGTTTGCGTGTCCAGAGCCATCGGGGCCTCCTTCCTCAAGTGATCCTGCCGGATCTGTTGTGTCTCGGTCTTGTCTCCCCGCCCCGCGCCGCAGTGCAGAATCGCGGGGCCTTGTTCAGGGAGATATATTTCATCGCGAAACAATGCAACATCAACTAAGGCTAGTTTTGAAATTTTATGACCGAGCGGCCGCAGAAAGATCCGGACGCCCACGCGGTCATCATGCTGTCGGCGGTGCCGCTGCCTGCCCGGGGCTCCATGCAGACAAAGGCTTTTCGGTGTTCTGGCCAGCCTTCCAGGCCGTACTGAGCGGCGCGCCAAGACGGAGTTCGTCACGGGCCGCGGCGACGCCGCAGTGCGGCGAATTGACGGGACATTTTATTTCCAATATTCAGACGCTGACGCAACAAGCTTGCCGACTTGATTCTGGCCTGCCACGGAGACCGACATGACGGACCTTCAGAAAGACCGCCCCTGGCTGATCCGCACCTACGCGGGACATTCGACCGCCAAGGCCTCGAACGCGCTCTACCGCAACAACCTTGCACGCGGGCAGACCGGCCTGTCCGTGGCCTTCGACCTGCCGACGCAGACCGGCTACGACAGCGACCACGTCCTGGCCCGAGGCGAGGTCGGCAAGGTGGGCGTGCCCGTCTGCCATCTCGGTGACATGCGGACGCTCTTCGACGAGATCCCGCTCGAGCAGATGAACACCTCGATGACGATCAACGCGACGGCGCCCTGGCTGCTGGCGCTCTACATCGCGGTGGCCGAGGAACAGGGCGCCGACGTCTCGAAGCTGCAGGGCACGGTGCAGAACGACCTGATCAAGGAGTATCTCAGCCGCGGGACCTATATCTGCCCGCCGAAACCCTCGCTGAAGATGATCGGCGACGTGGCCGAGTTCTGCTACACCAACGTGCCGAAGTGGAACCCGATGAACGTGTGTTCCTACCACCTGCAGGAAGCCGGCGCGACGACCGAGCAGGAGCTGGCCTTTGCGCTGGCCACCGGCATCGCGGTGCTCGACGAGCTCAAGCCGCGCGTGCCGGCCGAGGACTTCCCCGCGCTTTGCGGACGCATCTCGTTCTTCGTGAACGCCGGCATCCGCTTCGTCACCGAGATGTGCAAGATGCGCGCCTTCGTCGACCTCTGGGACGAGATCCTCGAGACCCGCTACGGCGTCGAGAACCCCAAGTTCCGCCGCTTCCGCTACGGGGTGCAGGTGAACTCGCTCGGCCTGACCGAGCAGCAGCCCGAGAACAATGTCTACCGCATCCTGATCGAGATGCTGGCCGTCACGCTGTCGAAGAAGGCCCGCGCCCGTGCGGTGCAGCTTCCCGCGTGGAACGAGGCGCTTGGGCTTCCCCGCCCCTGGGACCAGCAGTGGTCGATGCGGATGCAGCAGATCCTCGCATACGAGACCGACCTGCTGGAATACGGCGATCTCTTCGACGGCAACCCGGTGGTCGATGCCAAGGTCGAGGCGCTCAAGGAAAGCGCCCGCGCCGAGCTGGCCAACATCGACAGCATGGGCGGCGCGATCGGTGCCATCGACTACATGAAGAGCCGTCTGGTGGATGCAAACGCCGAGCGGCTGAACCGGATCGAGAAGAACGAGACCATCGTGGTCGGCGTCAACAAGTGGACCGAGGGCGAGCCCTCGCCGCTCATGGGCGAGGACGGCGGCATCATGGTGGTCGACCCTGCCGTCGAGCAGGACCAGATCGACCGGCTCGACGCATGGCGCGCCGAACGGGACGACGCGGCCGTGAAAGCCGCGCTCGCCGAGCTGCGTGCCGCAGCGAAGGAGGGGCGCAACGTCATGCCCGCTTCCATCGCCGCCGCCAAGGCCGGCGTGACCACAGGCGAATGGGCCGAGCAGATGCGTGTCGTGCACGGCGAGTATCGCGGCCCGACCGGCGTGTCGAAGGCGGTGAGCAACAAGACCGAGGGCCTCGAGGACATCCGCGCGGCGGTTGACGCTGTGAGCGACAGCCTCGGTCGCCGTTTGCGGTTCCTCGTCGGAAAGCCCGGACTCGACGGGCATTCCAACGGCGCCGAGCAGATCGCCTTTCGCGCCCGCGATTGCGGCATGGAAATCGACTACGAGGGAATCCGGCTCACGCCGGAGCAGATCGTCGAGGCCGCGAAAGACGGCGCTCATGTCGTTGGCCTCTCGATCCTGTCCGGCAGTCACATCTCGCTGGTCGAGGATACGATGGAGCGAATGCGCAACGAGGGCCTGGGCCATATCCCGGTGATCGTGGGCGGCATCATCCCGGAAGAAGACGCAAGGCGGCTCAAGGCAATGGGCGTGGCCAAGGTTTATACGCCCAAGGATTTCGTCCTGAACATGATCATGAAGGACATCGTCACTCTGGTCGATCCCAAGGCGGTGGCGGCAGAATAAGTCGCATTCCCACCGGAACCTGAAATTAATTTGTGCCGCTCATCGATAAGGTGAGCGGCTCTCCGCTTTTTTGCCCTAATTCGACAATTGACACAAAACACTACTTGAACGGGAAGGTGCATATCCAAGATATCATCATCTAAAAAACCTGTCAGACGAAGTAAGGACAAAAATGGACATCGACCTGAATGCCCTCGACAAGGCAGAGCTTTTACAACTCAAGAGCGACGTTGAAAAGGCGCTGAAAACCATTGATGCCCGCCGCAAGGCCGAGGCGAAGCGTGCCGCAGAACAGGCCGCCCGGGAATTCGGTTTTTCACTGGACGAGGTCTATACCGCGAGCGCTGCGAAGGGCTCCAAGGGCGCACCGAAATACGCGAACCCCGACGATCCCAGCCAGACTTGGACCGGCCGCGGCCGAAAGCCCAACTGGGTGATTTCCGCGCTTGAGTCCGGAAAGACCATGGAAGAACTGGCCCTCTGATGACCCCACATATTGGCGCCGCCCCCGGGTCGATCGCCGAAACGGTTCTCATGCCGGGTGATCCCCTGCGTGCCGAATGGGCGGCAAAGACCTTTCTCGATGACCCCGTGTGCGTGAACAGCGTGCGCGGGATGTCCGGCTTTACCGGAACGTGGAAGGGCAATCGCGTGACGATCCACGGCTCGGGCATGGGAATGCCGAGCCTGTCGATATATGCAAATGAACTGATCCGTGAATACGGTGCGAAAACGCTCATCCGCATAGGCTCCTGTGGCGCGATGCAGGAAAACGTGGGGTTGCGGGATGTCATTCTCGCGATGACCGCCTCGTCTCTTTCCACGCCGTCGACCGGGATATTCCGCGAGCTGAATTTCGCCCCTTGCGCCGATTACGGCCTGCTGGCCGCCGGCGTCGAGTCCGCGAAAAGGATCGGTACACCCTGTCATGTCGGCGGGATTTACTCGGCGGATGTCTTCTATGACGAACGGCCCGACCTCAACGAGATCATGACCCGCCACGGCATTCTCGGCGTCGAGATGGAAGCGGCCGAGCTCTACAACCTCGCGGCCCGCCACGGCGTGCGCGCGCTGGCCGTGCTGACGGTCTCCGACCACCTGCTGCGGCACGAGGCGCTTCCCGCCGAGGACCGGCAGTCGTCCTTCGGCGACATGGTGCAGATCGCGCTCGAGGCGGCCTTTGCCTGAGATGGGCGACCGCCCGTGATGGCCCGGCGCGGCGCGCGACACGCTCGCGCGTCACGCTCCGGGCGCCGCGCGCCCGTCGGAGCAGGTCGCGGCGCGGCTCGAGGCGCTCGCCCTCCGCAACCGCGAGCTCCACGAACACGACTGCTTCAATCTCAACCCGGCGCCCAACGTGACGACCCCGCGCGCCGAGGCGCTGCTGGCCTCCGGCCTCGGGATGCGTCCCTCGCTGGGCGCGCCGGGTGACAAATACGAGACGGGCCTCGTGGCTAGCGAGGAAATCGAGGTCCTCGCCGCGTCGCTCGCCTGCGAGGTCTTCGGCGCCCGCCATGCCGAGCTGCGCGTGGCCTCGGGCGCCATGGCCAACCTCCACGGCTTCATGGCGCTGGCCCAGCCGGGTGACGCGATCATCGCACCGCCGGCCGAGATCGGCGGCCACGTCCCCCATCACGCGGCGGGCTGTGCCGGGCTCTACGGGCTGGTAAGCCACCCTGCCCCGGTCAACGCCAAGGACTATACCGTCGATTTCGACGCGCTCGCGACGCTCGCACAAGAGGTCCGGCCCCGGATCATCCCGCTGGGCGGGATCCCGCTGGGCGGGTCGCTGAACCTCCGGCCGCACCCGGTGGCCGAGGTCCGCGCCATCGCCGACGAGGTGGGCGGGCTTTCTCGCCTGCGGGATCGGCCTTCCCGGCGCGCCGGTGCCCGGCGACATGAACGGCCTGCGCATCGGCACGCCGGAGCTCGTCCGCTGGGGCATGACCCCCGAGCACGCGCCGCGCCTCGCCGGCCTCATCGCCGAAACGCTCCGCGCGATCGACCCCGAGCGCCTTGCGGCCGAGGACGCGGAGTGGCGGCGCAGCTTCGACCGCGTGCATTTCGTCCACGCCCGACCGCGCGAGACCGGCGCAGCCCTGTCCTAGCGGCCGTGGCTGCGGTCGTAGCCGTTGCGCGCGGGCGGCTGCCAGCCCGCAAGCGCGCCCTCCGCCGGCGCGAGGATCTCGACCTCGAGCGGGAAACAGGCGGCGGTGTCCGAGCTGTGCTCGGACGAGCAGTCGCCACCCGGACAGGCGCTGAGCGCGCCCAGCAGGTCGATTTCGGCGAAGAAGGTCAGCGCATCACCGGGCCGCACCGGGCTCGCCTTCATGAAATACTGGCCGGTGTTGCGGGTGAAGCCGGTGCACATGAAGACGTTGAGCACATCGTGCACATGCGCCTCGGCCTGCCTCAGCGGCAGCCCGGTGGCATCCGCGAGCGCCCGCGTCAGGTTGGAATGGCAGCAGTGATGATATTGCGAGCCCGACAACAGGTTGCCGGTGTAGGGATCGCAACGGGTGCCGATCACGTCATGCACCGAGCCGCCGAAAGCGTCGATTCCGTACCAATCGAGCGTGTCCTCGACGATGGTCGCCATGGGCCGCAGGTGCGGGAAGCTCGACCAGAGCCGCTCGCCGGTGCTGACATGGGTGCCGTGCAGCGCCCGGGTCTTGCCCGAGTAGAAGCGTTCCGACAGATCGTCCGCGTTCCACAGGTTGAGATCGCCCACCTGCGGCCCCTCGACGCTGCGGATGCG belongs to Salipiger profundus and includes:
- a CDS encoding protein meaA, whose protein sequence is MTDLQKDRPWLIRTYAGHSTAKASNALYRNNLARGQTGLSVAFDLPTQTGYDSDHVLARGEVGKVGVPVCHLGDMRTLFDEIPLEQMNTSMTINATAPWLLALYIAVAEEQGADVSKLQGTVQNDLIKEYLSRGTYICPPKPSLKMIGDVAEFCYTNVPKWNPMNVCSYHLQEAGATTEQELAFALATGIAVLDELKPRVPAEDFPALCGRISFFVNAGIRFVTEMCKMRAFVDLWDEILETRYGVENPKFRRFRYGVQVNSLGLTEQQPENNVYRILIEMLAVTLSKKARARAVQLPAWNEALGLPRPWDQQWSMRMQQILAYETDLLEYGDLFDGNPVVDAKVEALKESARAELANIDSMGGAIGAIDYMKSRLVDANAERLNRIEKNETIVVGVNKWTEGEPSPLMGEDGGIMVVDPAVEQDQIDRLDAWRAERDDAAVKAALAELRAAAKEGRNVMPASIAAAKAGVTTGEWAEQMRVVHGEYRGPTGVSKAVSNKTEGLEDIRAAVDAVSDSLGRRLRFLVGKPGLDGHSNGAEQIAFRARDCGMEIDYEGIRLTPEQIVEAAKDGAHVVGLSILSGSHISLVEDTMERMRNEGLGHIPVIVGGIIPEEDARRLKAMGVAKVYTPKDFVLNMIMKDIVTLVDPKAVAAE
- a CDS encoding H-NS histone family protein, coding for MDIDLNALDKAELLQLKSDVEKALKTIDARRKAEAKRAAEQAAREFGFSLDEVYTASAAKGSKGAPKYANPDDPSQTWTGRGRKPNWVISALESGKTMEELAL
- the deoD gene encoding purine-nucleoside phosphorylase; this encodes MTPHIGAAPGSIAETVLMPGDPLRAEWAAKTFLDDPVCVNSVRGMSGFTGTWKGNRVTIHGSGMGMPSLSIYANELIREYGAKTLIRIGSCGAMQENVGLRDVILAMTASSLSTPSTGIFRELNFAPCADYGLLAAGVESAKRIGTPCHVGGIYSADVFYDERPDLNEIMTRHGILGVEMEAAELYNLAARHGVRALAVLTVSDHLLRHEALPAEDRQSSFGDMVQIALEAAFA
- a CDS encoding urea carboxylase-associated family protein is translated as MTRVPPDAEARRAVPPVICYPNETLPQPDMALYRGALAGALPMASVMAAPRDACHFRVSAGQFFRIRSVEGPQVGDLNLWNADDLSERFYSGKTRALHGTHVSTGERLWSSFPHLRPMATIVEDTLDWYGIDAFGGSVHDVIGTRCDPYTGNLLSGSQYHHCCHSNLTRALADATGLPLRQAEAHVHDVLNVFMCTGFTRNTGQYFMKASPVRPGDALTFFAEIDLLGALSACPGGDCSSEHSSDTAACFPLEVEILAPAEGALAGWQPPARNGYDRSHGR